From Humibacter ginsenosidimutans, a single genomic window includes:
- a CDS encoding protein kinase domain-containing protein: protein MPGYGFERLLGSGGFSDVFLYEQKLPRRKVAVKVLLTDELDQQSRAHFVSEANVMAQLSAHPYIVTIYHADVSGDDRPYFVMEYCSGPSLAERYKRERFEAEDALRIGVRVASAVATAHAAGILHRDIKPANVLTNDFGWPALTDFGISSTLEDELPMHTTTLSSLPRRSEQDTTTKQSVGLSVPWSPPEMFDDDPRPDVRSDVFSLAATVYTLLAGHTPFEIPGRSNGTLDLIGRIERGAITPLDRPDVPRTLVAVLAKGMATKREDRFTSAVEFARALQRVELELGYAPTGIEVPNLAVAAPRTEPATAADSADETRMRPVATVVAQPLPPRPVQPAAPSQPSRGMQPPPPVPGTVSSAPNADATRLREVHTVQAQAQASAAPVTPAGTGVPDHTVLRPAPSRQTAGAQVEPEQELVETAEGSAPRRRTGLIVGIGVACLVLVGGGVAAATLLAPHAGSTTQTEAPGGNDGQIDVSTVPDPVKGTVVKSADQTSVTFTWKNPKPKKGDTYQWLQEGTTHGPTQTITPTATVTGLQPGSNVCIDIDIVRGGRTSPDSLKMCSS, encoded by the coding sequence CTGCCGGGGTACGGCTTCGAGCGACTGCTCGGCTCCGGCGGCTTCTCCGACGTCTTCCTCTACGAGCAGAAGCTGCCACGTCGCAAGGTGGCGGTGAAGGTGCTGCTGACCGACGAGCTCGACCAGCAGTCGAGGGCGCACTTCGTCTCAGAGGCGAACGTGATGGCCCAGCTCTCGGCGCATCCCTACATCGTCACGATCTATCACGCCGACGTGTCGGGCGACGACCGGCCGTACTTCGTCATGGAGTACTGCTCGGGGCCGTCGCTGGCCGAGCGTTACAAGCGTGAGCGGTTCGAGGCCGAAGACGCCCTGCGCATCGGCGTGCGGGTGGCGAGCGCTGTGGCGACGGCGCACGCGGCGGGCATCTTGCACCGCGACATCAAGCCAGCGAACGTGCTGACCAACGACTTCGGCTGGCCGGCGCTGACCGACTTCGGCATCTCGTCGACCCTCGAGGACGAGCTGCCGATGCACACGACGACACTCTCCTCGTTGCCGCGCAGAAGCGAGCAGGACACGACCACCAAACAATCGGTCGGCCTGTCGGTGCCGTGGTCGCCGCCTGAGATGTTCGACGACGACCCGCGACCTGACGTGCGCAGCGACGTGTTCTCGCTGGCCGCGACCGTCTACACGTTGCTGGCCGGGCACACGCCCTTCGAGATCCCCGGGCGATCCAACGGCACGCTCGACCTGATCGGGCGCATCGAGCGCGGCGCGATCACGCCGCTCGATCGGCCCGACGTGCCGCGCACCCTCGTCGCCGTGCTGGCCAAGGGAATGGCGACCAAGCGCGAAGACCGCTTCACGTCGGCCGTCGAGTTCGCCAGGGCGCTGCAGCGGGTCGAGCTCGAGCTCGGCTACGCGCCGACGGGCATCGAGGTGCCGAACCTCGCGGTGGCGGCGCCGCGCACCGAGCCGGCGACGGCCGCCGACTCCGCCGACGAGACGAGGATGCGCCCGGTCGCCACCGTCGTCGCCCAGCCGCTCCCGCCGCGACCGGTGCAGCCTGCCGCGCCGTCGCAGCCGTCGCGCGGGATGCAGCCGCCGCCTCCGGTTCCCGGCACCGTGTCCTCGGCGCCGAACGCGGACGCCACCCGGCTGCGCGAGGTGCACACGGTGCAGGCACAGGCACAGGCATCCGCGGCGCCCGTCACGCCTGCAGGCACGGGTGTTCCCGACCATACGGTGCTGCGGCCCGCGCCGTCGCGACAGACAGCCGGCGCGCAGGTCGAGCCGGAGCAGGAGCTCGTCGAGACCGCCGAAGGGAGCGCGCCGCGTCGGCGCACCGGACTCATCGTGGGCATCGGCGTGGCCTGCCTCGTGCTGGTCGGCGGCGGTGTGGCCGCCGCGACCCTGCTGGCGCCGCACGCCGGCTCCACGACGCAGACCGAGGCGCCGGGCGGCAACGACGGTCAGATCGACGTGTCGACTGTTCCCGACCCCGTGAAGGGCACCGTGGTGAAGAGCGCCGATCAGACGAGCGTCACGTTCACCTGGAAGAACCCGAAGCCCAAGAAGGGCGACACGTACCAGTGGCTCCAGGAGGGAACCACGCACGGTCCGACGCAGACGATCACGCCGACGGCGACGGTCACCGGCCTGCAGCCCGGCTCGAACGTGTGCATCGACATCGATATCGTCCGCGGCGGCCGCACGTCGCCCGACAGTCTGAAGATGTGCTCATCATGA